Proteins found in one Pseudomonas marvdashtae genomic segment:
- a CDS encoding NAD-dependent protein deacetylase, translating to MPDDLHRDPIEQLQAYMAGRRFLVLTGAGISTPSGIPDYRDSDGVRRGRQPMMYQEFLARPEARRRYWARAMLGWPRMRQARPNQAHEALAALQGKERISGLITQNVDALHDQAGSQQVIELHGNLHRVLCLDCSQRSERQRIQLLMEAQNPYLAGVDAVQAPDGDTLLDPAFEARFQIPRCPHCDGERLKPDVVFFGENVAAATATRATEAVEQADGLLVVGSSLMAYSAFRLCRAIKEQGKPLLAINRGKTRADDLLDLKVEAPCEQLLPLLI from the coding sequence ATGCCCGACGATCTTCACCGTGACCCTATCGAACAGCTTCAGGCATACATGGCCGGACGCCGCTTCCTGGTGTTGACCGGCGCGGGCATCAGCACCCCCTCCGGCATTCCCGATTACCGCGACAGCGACGGCGTGCGACGGGGCCGTCAGCCGATGATGTATCAGGAGTTCCTCGCCAGGCCCGAGGCACGGCGGCGCTATTGGGCGCGGGCGATGCTGGGCTGGCCGCGCATGCGTCAAGCCCGGCCGAACCAGGCCCACGAAGCTTTGGCGGCGTTGCAGGGAAAAGAACGCATCAGTGGCCTGATTACCCAAAATGTCGACGCCCTGCACGACCAGGCCGGCAGCCAGCAGGTCATCGAGCTGCACGGCAACCTGCACCGGGTGCTGTGCCTGGATTGCAGCCAGCGGAGCGAGCGGCAGCGGATACAATTATTGATGGAGGCACAAAACCCTTACCTGGCCGGCGTCGATGCGGTGCAGGCACCCGACGGCGACACCTTGTTGGATCCGGCATTCGAAGCGCGCTTCCAGATTCCCCGCTGCCCTCATTGCGACGGCGAGCGTTTGAAACCCGATGTGGTTTTCTTTGGCGAAAACGTCGCCGCCGCCACGGCGACCCGCGCCACCGAAGCTGTCGAACAAGCGGATGGATTGTTGGTGGTGGGTTCTTCGTTGATGGCGTATTCGGCGTTTCGCCTGTGCCGGGCAATCAAGGAACAAGGCAAGCCGCTGCTGGCGATCAATCGGGGCAAGACCCGCGCCGATGACCTGCTGGACCTCAAGGTCGAGGCGCCCTGTGAGCAACTGTTGCCCTTGCTGATCTGA
- a CDS encoding LysR family transcriptional regulator: protein MTLKQIRAFLAVAQSLSFAVACERLHLSQSALSLTIKALEEGLGGRLFSRNTRNVALTPEGESLLPLARRLIADWDNAEDEMRQRFTLQRGRVTLAAMPSFAGNLLPPILKTFRARFPNVNVTVNDVINEQVLEMVRDRHVELGVAFEPLQSSSLVFTPLYLDRFVAVVPLDSPLAQRAEIDWQALLEHPFITLQRPSTVRVMLEEHLQARGMKLPVEFESHQLATVGRMVASGLGVSAVPALCVGQMQELGARCITLSDPVIERAIGVLTKPGYELSAAAQALFDTFKDQDLAARLSAR, encoded by the coding sequence ATGACCCTCAAGCAAATCCGCGCATTCCTCGCCGTGGCCCAGAGCCTGAGCTTCGCCGTGGCGTGCGAGCGGCTGCATCTTTCCCAATCGGCCTTGAGCTTGACCATCAAGGCGCTGGAAGAGGGGCTTGGTGGTCGTTTGTTCAGTCGCAATACCCGTAATGTCGCGTTGACGCCGGAAGGCGAATCGCTGCTGCCCTTGGCCCGTCGATTGATCGCCGACTGGGACAACGCCGAAGACGAGATGCGCCAGCGCTTCACCTTGCAGCGCGGTCGCGTGACATTGGCGGCGATGCCGTCCTTTGCCGGCAACCTGCTGCCGCCGATCCTGAAGACCTTCCGCGCCCGGTTCCCGAATGTCAATGTCACGGTCAACGACGTGATCAACGAGCAGGTGCTGGAAATGGTTCGTGATCGTCACGTGGAACTGGGCGTGGCATTCGAGCCGCTGCAGAGTTCGTCGCTGGTATTCACGCCGTTGTACCTCGATCGTTTCGTTGCGGTGGTGCCGTTGGATTCGCCCTTGGCCCAGCGCGCCGAGATCGATTGGCAAGCGTTGCTGGAGCATCCGTTCATTACCCTGCAACGACCGTCCACCGTGCGGGTCATGCTCGAAGAGCACCTTCAGGCCCGGGGGATGAAACTGCCGGTGGAGTTCGAGAGCCATCAGTTGGCGACCGTTGGGCGGATGGTTGCCAGCGGCTTGGGCGTAAGCGCCGTGCCGGCCTTGTGCGTCGGCCAGATGCAGGAACTGGGCGCGCGCTGCATCACGCTTAGCGATCCGGTGATAGAGCGGGCCATCGGCGTGCTGACCAAGCCGGGGTATGAGCTGTCGGCGGCCGCCCAGGCGTTGTTCGATACGTTCAAGGATCAGGACTTGGCTGCTCGGCTGTCGGCGCGATAG
- a CDS encoding CoA transferase subunit A — MAGFDKRVSSYEEALEGLTDGMTVIAGGFGLCGIPENLIAEIKRKGTRDLTVVSNNCGVDGFGLGVLLVDRQIRKVVASYVGENALFEQQLLSGEIEVVLTPQGTLAEKMRAGGAGIPAFFTATGVGTPVAEGKEVREFHGRQYLMEESITGDFAIVKGWKADHFGNVIYRHTAQNFNPLAATAGKITVVEVEEIVEPGELDPAQIHTPGIYVDRVICGTFEKRIEQRTVRK; from the coding sequence ATGGCAGGTTTCGACAAACGCGTGAGCTCTTATGAGGAAGCGCTGGAAGGCTTGACGGACGGCATGACCGTCATTGCCGGCGGCTTCGGCCTGTGCGGTATCCCGGAAAACCTGATCGCCGAGATCAAGCGCAAAGGCACCCGGGACCTCACCGTGGTATCCAACAACTGCGGCGTCGACGGTTTCGGCCTCGGCGTGCTGCTCGTAGACCGGCAGATCCGCAAGGTCGTGGCTTCCTATGTGGGCGAAAACGCCTTGTTCGAGCAGCAACTGCTCAGCGGCGAAATCGAAGTCGTGCTCACTCCCCAAGGCACCCTCGCCGAAAAAATGCGCGCCGGTGGCGCAGGCATCCCGGCGTTTTTCACCGCCACCGGCGTCGGCACGCCCGTGGCCGAAGGCAAGGAAGTGCGTGAATTCCATGGCCGCCAGTACCTGATGGAGGAATCCATCACCGGCGATTTCGCCATCGTCAAAGGCTGGAAAGCCGACCATTTCGGCAACGTGATCTATCGTCACACCGCCCAGAACTTCAATCCGCTGGCCGCCACGGCGGGCAAGATCACCGTGGTGGAAGTCGAGGAAATCGTCGAACCCGGTGAGCTGGACCCGGCGCAGATCCACACCCCTGGCATCTACGTCGACCGGGTCATTTGCGGCACGTTCGAAAAGCGCATCGAACAGCGCACCGTGCGCAAGTGA
- a CDS encoding CoA transferase subunit B produces the protein MALSREQMAQRVAREMQDGYYVNLGIGIPTLVANYIPEGMEVMLQSENGLLGMGAFPTEAEVDADMINAGKQTVTARIGASIFSSAESFAMIRGGHIDLTVLGAFEVDVEGNIASWMIPGKLVKGMGGAMDLVAGAENIIVTMTHASKDGESKLLPRCSLPLTGAGCIKRVLTDLAYLEIQDGAFILKERAPGVSVEEIVAKTAGKLIVPDHVPEMQFAAQ, from the coding sequence ATGGCACTTTCCCGCGAACAAATGGCTCAACGCGTCGCCCGCGAAATGCAGGACGGCTACTACGTGAACCTCGGCATCGGCATTCCGACCCTGGTCGCCAACTACATCCCCGAAGGCATGGAAGTCATGCTGCAATCGGAAAACGGCTTGCTCGGCATGGGCGCGTTTCCCACCGAAGCTGAAGTCGATGCCGACATGATCAACGCCGGCAAGCAGACCGTCACCGCGCGCATCGGCGCGTCGATCTTCTCTTCCGCCGAGTCCTTCGCGATGATCCGTGGCGGCCACATCGACCTGACCGTGCTCGGCGCTTTCGAGGTGGACGTCGAAGGCAATATTGCCTCGTGGATGATCCCCGGCAAACTCGTCAAGGGCATGGGCGGCGCGATGGACCTGGTCGCCGGTGCCGAGAACATCATTGTCACCATGACCCACGCGTCCAAGGACGGCGAGTCGAAACTGCTGCCCCGCTGCAGCCTGCCGCTGACCGGCGCCGGTTGCATCAAGCGCGTGCTGACCGACCTCGCCTACCTGGAAATCCAGGACGGCGCCTTCATCCTGAAAGAACGTGCTCCAGGCGTCAGCGTCGAGGAAATCGTCGCCAAGACCGCCGGCAAATTGATCGTGCCGGACCACGTGCCGGAAATGCAGTTCGCTGCCCAGTGA
- a CDS encoding acetyl-CoA C-acetyltransferase — protein sequence MQEVVIVAATRTAIGSFQGSLASIPAPELGAAVIRRLLEQTGLSGEQVDEVILGQVLTAGSGQNPARQASILAGLPHAVPALTLNKVCGSGLKALHLGAQAIRCGDAEVIIAGGMENMSLAPYVLPAARTGLRMGHAKMIDSMITDGLWDAFNDYHMGITAENLVDKYGISREDQDAFAAGSQQRAIAAIEGGRFADEITPILIPQRKGDPVAFATDEQPRAGTTAESLGKLKPAFKKDGSVTAGNASSLNDGAAAVILMSAEKAKALGLPVLAKISAYANAGVDPAIMGIGPVSATRRCLDKAGWTLDQLDLIEANEAFAAQSLAVAKELEWDMAKVNVNGGAIALGHPIGASGCRVLVTLLHEMIKRDAKKGLATLCIGGGQGVALALERA from the coding sequence ATGCAAGAAGTCGTGATTGTCGCCGCAACCCGCACCGCCATCGGCAGCTTCCAGGGTTCGCTGGCTTCCATTCCCGCGCCGGAACTCGGCGCGGCGGTGATTCGCCGCCTGCTGGAACAGACCGGCTTGTCCGGCGAACAGGTCGATGAAGTGATTCTTGGCCAAGTCCTGACCGCAGGTTCCGGGCAAAACCCGGCACGCCAGGCATCGATCCTCGCCGGCCTGCCTCACGCGGTGCCGGCCCTGACCCTGAACAAGGTCTGCGGCTCGGGCCTCAAGGCGTTGCATCTCGGCGCCCAGGCGATTCGCTGCGGCGATGCCGAGGTCATTATTGCCGGCGGCATGGAAAACATGAGCCTGGCTCCCTACGTCCTGCCAGCCGCTCGCACCGGCCTGCGCATGGGCCATGCGAAGATGATCGACAGCATGATCACCGACGGCCTGTGGGACGCGTTCAACGATTACCACATGGGCATCACCGCCGAGAACCTGGTGGACAAGTACGGCATCAGCCGCGAGGACCAGGACGCTTTCGCCGCCGGCTCCCAGCAGAGAGCCATCGCCGCCATCGAAGGTGGCCGCTTTGCCGATGAGATCACGCCGATCCTCATCCCTCAGCGCAAAGGCGACCCGGTGGCGTTCGCCACTGACGAACAACCGCGCGCCGGCACCACTGCCGAATCCCTGGGCAAGCTCAAGCCGGCCTTCAAGAAGGACGGCAGCGTGACTGCTGGCAATGCCTCCTCGCTGAACGACGGTGCCGCCGCCGTGATCCTGATGAGCGCGGAAAAAGCCAAGGCATTGGGCTTGCCGGTGCTGGCGAAAATCAGCGCCTATGCCAACGCTGGCGTCGACCCGGCCATCATGGGCATCGGCCCGGTCTCGGCCACCCGCCGCTGCCTCGACAAGGCCGGCTGGACGCTGGACCAACTGGACCTGATCGAAGCCAACGAAGCCTTCGCCGCCCAGTCGCTGGCCGTGGCCAAGGAACTGGAGTGGGACATGGCCAAGGTCAACGTCAACGGCGGCGCAATCGCCCTGGGCCACCCGATTGGCGCTTCGGGCTGCAGGGTGCTGGTGACGCTATTGCATGAAATGATCAAGCGCGACGCCAAGAAAGGCCTGGCGACCCTGTGCATCGGCGGCGGCCAAGGCGTGGCTCTCGCCCTGGAACGGGCGTAA
- a CDS encoding FadR/GntR family transcriptional regulator: MQQTTEAPLRKRTHNLAHDLVTKLSQSILLGQLKPGEKLPSEGAIVREHGVSRTVVREAISKLQASGLVETRHGIGTFVLEQTGEQGLRLNVDTAAGVRGILELRLGLETQAAALAAQRRSEQQLQQMRQALDDYQRLLSSNDSCAEADRRFHLLIAEATQNSCFVEIMQHLGSSMIPRTRVNVAERGQADLGKLAQLANFEHEAIFNAIRRQDPDAARAAMWLHLTNSRDRFGAGS, from the coding sequence ATGCAGCAAACCACCGAAGCGCCCTTGCGCAAGCGCACCCATAACCTGGCCCATGACTTGGTGACAAAGTTGAGCCAGAGCATCTTGCTTGGGCAGTTGAAGCCTGGTGAGAAGCTGCCGTCCGAAGGCGCCATCGTGCGGGAGCACGGGGTGAGTCGCACCGTGGTGCGCGAGGCGATTTCCAAGTTGCAGGCGTCGGGGTTGGTGGAAACCCGGCACGGCATCGGCACCTTTGTGCTGGAGCAGACCGGGGAGCAGGGGCTGCGCCTCAACGTCGATACCGCCGCCGGCGTGCGGGGCATTCTGGAATTGCGCCTGGGCTTGGAAACCCAGGCCGCCGCGTTAGCCGCCCAGCGTCGCAGCGAGCAGCAACTGCAGCAGATGCGCCAGGCGCTGGATGACTATCAGCGCTTGCTCAGCAGCAACGATAGCTGTGCCGAAGCCGACCGGCGTTTCCATCTACTGATTGCCGAAGCCACGCAAAACAGCTGCTTTGTCGAGATCATGCAGCACTTGGGCAGTTCGATGATTCCGCGCACGCGGGTCAATGTGGCCGAACGCGGCCAGGCGGACCTGGGCAAGCTGGCGCAGTTGGCGAACTTTGAGCACGAAGCGATTTTCAACGCGATCAGACGCCAGGACCCGGACGCAGCCCGTGCGGCCATGTGGCTGCACCTGACCAACAGCCGCGACCGATTTGGCGCGGGCTCCTGA
- the gudD gene encoding glucarate dehydratase — protein MHTQDTSKAPIITSMQVVPVAGHDGMLLNLSGAHGPFFTRNIVILQDNAGRTGVGEVPGGERIRQTLEDARSLVVGSPIGTYQKILNSVRQAFADRDAGGRGLQTFDLRITIHAVTGLEAALLDLLGQHLDVPVAALLGEGQQRDEVKMLGYLFYVGDRQQTDLAYRSEPQADNDWFRLRHEKALDADAVVRLAEAAQAHYGFQDFKLKGGVLSGDEEIEAVTGLAERFPEARITLDPNGAWSLKEAIRLCRDQHKVLAYAEDPCGAENGYSGREVMAEFRRATGLKTATNMIATDWREMGHAITLQSVDIPLADPHFWTMQGSVRVAQMCNEWGLTWGSHSNNHFDISLAMFTHVAAAAPGDITAIDTHWIWQDGQRLTKAPLQIKGGCVQVPKKPGLGVELDMDQLAKAHELYKGMGLGARDDSVAMQYLIPGWSFNNKQPCLVR, from the coding sequence ATGCATACCCAAGACACCAGCAAAGCCCCGATCATCACCAGCATGCAGGTCGTGCCGGTGGCCGGCCACGACGGCATGCTGCTGAACCTCAGCGGCGCCCATGGTCCGTTCTTCACCCGCAACATCGTCATTCTCCAGGACAACGCCGGGCGCACCGGCGTGGGCGAAGTGCCCGGTGGCGAGCGCATTCGCCAGACCCTCGAAGACGCCCGTTCATTGGTGGTCGGCAGCCCCATCGGCACCTACCAGAAAATCCTCAACAGCGTGCGCCAGGCTTTCGCCGACCGCGATGCCGGTGGCCGTGGCTTGCAGACGTTCGACCTGCGCATCACCATCCACGCGGTCACCGGCCTGGAAGCCGCATTGTTGGACCTGCTCGGCCAGCACCTGGACGTACCGGTCGCCGCCCTGCTCGGCGAAGGCCAGCAGCGCGACGAAGTGAAAATGCTCGGCTATCTGTTTTATGTCGGTGATCGCCAGCAGACCGACCTGGCCTACCGCAGCGAGCCGCAGGCCGATAACGACTGGTTCCGCCTGCGTCACGAAAAGGCCCTGGACGCCGATGCGGTGGTGCGCCTGGCCGAAGCGGCCCAAGCGCATTACGGTTTCCAGGACTTCAAGCTCAAGGGCGGCGTGCTCAGCGGCGATGAAGAAATCGAAGCGGTCACGGGCCTGGCTGAGCGTTTTCCCGAAGCGCGTATAACCCTGGACCCGAACGGCGCCTGGTCATTGAAGGAAGCCATCCGCCTGTGCCGTGACCAGCATAAAGTGCTGGCGTACGCCGAAGACCCGTGCGGTGCCGAGAACGGTTACTCGGGCCGCGAAGTCATGGCTGAGTTCCGTCGCGCCACGGGCCTGAAGACCGCCACCAACATGATCGCCACCGATTGGCGTGAAATGGGCCACGCGATTACCTTGCAGTCAGTGGACATCCCCCTGGCCGACCCGCATTTCTGGACGATGCAGGGGTCCGTCCGGGTGGCACAGATGTGCAATGAATGGGGCCTGACCTGGGGCTCGCACTCCAACAACCACTTCGATATTTCCTTGGCAATGTTCACCCACGTGGCCGCTGCGGCACCGGGCGATATCACTGCCATCGACACCCACTGGATCTGGCAGGACGGCCAACGGCTGACCAAGGCGCCCCTGCAGATCAAGGGCGGTTGCGTGCAGGTGCCGAAGAAACCGGGGCTGGGGGTTGAGCTGGATATGGACCAGTTGGCGAAGGCCCATGAGCTCTACAAGGGCATGGGACTCGGGGCGCGGGATGATTCGGTGGCGATGCAGTATCTGATTCCGGGCTGGAGTTTCAACAACAAGCAGCCGTGCCTGGTGCGCTGA
- the glgB gene encoding 1,4-alpha-glucan branching protein GlgB has translation MSVSNKQSQGQAKESLLPAPHDIDALVRAEHQDPFSILGPHGDGAGGQFIRAYLPGALSVHVLARDSDEELGELQVTETPGLFVGHFDRAQPYLLRTRWAGGEQVAEDPYSFGPLLGEMDLYLFAEGNHRDLSSCLGAQLTTVDGIDGVRFAVWAPNARRVSVVGDFNVWDGRRHPMRIRYPSGVWEIFIPRLGPGEGYKYEILGAHGILPLKADPVALATQMPPDTASKVAAPLKVEWRDDEWMQSRRERQLPGAPLSIYELHAGSWQCEIDEAGEVARQYNWHELADRLIPYVKDLGFTHIELMPIMEHPFGGSWGYQPLSQFAPTARFGSPDDFAAFVNACHQANIGVILDWVPAHFPTDTHGLAQFDGTALYEYGNPLEGFHQDWDTLIYNLGRTEVHGFMLASALHWLKHFHIDGLRVDAVASMLYRDYSRKAGEWVPNRHGGRENLEAIDFLRHLNDVVALETPGALVIAEESTAWPGVSQSTQQGGLGFAYKWNMGWMHDSLHYIQQDPVYRAHHHNELSFGLVYAWSERFVLPISHDEVVHGKRSLIDKMPGDRWQKFANLRAYLSFMWGHPGKKLLFMGCEFGQWREWNHDQQLDWYLMQYPEHRGVQKLVSDLNRLYREEPALHDQDDAPQGFQWLIGDDAVNSVYAWLRWSKDGRPVLVVANFTPVPREAYRVGVPFGGRWVELLNSDADTYAGSNYGNGGGASTEEVPSHGQALSLELNLPPLAVLILRPEG, from the coding sequence ATGAGCGTCTCGAACAAGCAATCCCAGGGGCAGGCCAAAGAGTCATTGCTGCCGGCCCCCCATGACATCGACGCGCTGGTGCGCGCCGAGCATCAAGACCCGTTTTCGATCCTGGGGCCCCATGGCGATGGCGCGGGCGGACAATTCATCCGCGCGTACCTGCCCGGCGCACTGAGCGTGCACGTGCTTGCCCGCGACAGCGACGAAGAGCTGGGCGAGTTGCAGGTCACCGAAACCCCGGGCCTTTTCGTCGGCCATTTCGACCGCGCCCAGCCGTACCTGCTGCGCACTCGCTGGGCGGGTGGCGAGCAAGTCGCCGAAGACCCCTACAGCTTCGGCCCGTTGCTGGGGGAAATGGATCTTTACCTGTTCGCCGAAGGCAATCACCGCGACCTCAGTTCCTGCCTCGGTGCGCAACTGACCACAGTCGATGGCATCGACGGCGTGCGCTTCGCCGTCTGGGCGCCGAACGCTCGGCGAGTATCGGTGGTCGGGGATTTCAACGTCTGGGATGGCCGTCGGCACCCGATGCGCATTCGTTATCCGTCCGGTGTGTGGGAAATCTTCATCCCGAGGCTGGGCCCGGGGGAGGGCTACAAATATGAAATCCTCGGCGCCCACGGCATCCTGCCGCTCAAGGCCGACCCGGTGGCACTGGCCACCCAGATGCCGCCGGATACGGCATCCAAAGTCGCCGCGCCACTGAAAGTCGAATGGCGTGACGACGAATGGATGCAAAGTCGCCGTGAACGCCAGCTGCCAGGCGCGCCGTTGTCGATCTACGAATTGCACGCCGGTTCCTGGCAGTGCGAAATCGACGAGGCGGGCGAAGTTGCCCGGCAGTACAACTGGCACGAGCTGGCCGACCGGCTGATTCCCTACGTCAAGGACCTGGGGTTCACCCATATCGAACTGATGCCGATCATGGAGCACCCGTTCGGCGGTTCGTGGGGCTATCAGCCGCTCTCGCAATTTGCGCCGACGGCGCGGTTCGGCTCGCCCGACGATTTCGCTGCGTTCGTCAACGCCTGCCACCAGGCCAATATCGGTGTGATACTCGACTGGGTGCCCGCGCATTTCCCCACAGACACCCACGGCCTGGCCCAATTCGACGGCACTGCGCTGTACGAATACGGCAACCCGCTGGAAGGCTTTCACCAGGACTGGGACACGCTGATCTACAACCTGGGCCGCACCGAAGTGCACGGCTTCATGCTGGCGTCGGCGTTGCATTGGCTCAAGCATTTTCACATTGATGGCCTGCGGGTGGATGCCGTGGCCTCGATGTTGTATCGCGACTATTCACGCAAGGCTGGCGAATGGGTGCCCAATCGCCACGGTGGCCGGGAAAACCTGGAAGCCATCGATTTCCTGCGCCACCTCAACGACGTGGTCGCGCTGGAAACCCCCGGCGCGCTAGTCATCGCCGAGGAGTCCACGGCGTGGCCCGGCGTCAGCCAGAGCACGCAGCAGGGCGGGCTGGGTTTCGCCTACAAATGGAACATGGGCTGGATGCACGACTCACTGCATTACATCCAGCAGGACCCGGTCTACCGCGCCCACCATCACAACGAGCTGAGTTTCGGCCTGGTGTACGCCTGGTCCGAGCGGTTCGTCTTGCCGATTTCCCATGACGAAGTGGTCCACGGCAAACGCTCGCTGATCGACAAGATGCCCGGCGATCGTTGGCAGAAATTCGCCAACCTGCGCGCCTACCTCAGCTTCATGTGGGGCCATCCAGGCAAGAAGTTGTTGTTCATGGGTTGCGAGTTTGGCCAGTGGCGCGAGTGGAACCATGACCAGCAACTGGACTGGTACCTGATGCAATACCCCGAGCACCGTGGGGTGCAGAAGCTGGTGAGCGATCTGAACCGACTCTATCGCGAAGAGCCGGCGCTGCACGACCAGGACGACGCGCCGCAAGGCTTCCAATGGTTGATCGGTGACGATGCGGTCAACAGCGTCTATGCATGGCTGCGCTGGAGCAAGGATGGCCGGCCGGTGCTGGTGGTCGCCAACTTCACCCCGGTGCCGCGGGAGGCTTACCGAGTGGGCGTGCCGTTTGGCGGACGATGGGTAGAGCTGCTCAACAGCGATGCCGACACCTACGCCGGCTCCAACTATGGCAACGGCGGCGGAGCCTCAACCGAGGAAGTCCCGAGCCACGGCCAGGCGCTGTCGCTGGAACTGAATCTGCCGCCGTTGGCGGTGTTGATCCTGCGGCCGGAGGGTTAG